A section of the Mycolicibacterium anyangense genome encodes:
- the crtI gene encoding phytoene desaturase family protein — MRTVPGATDHVVVVGAGLSGLSAALQLAGRGRSVTVVERYPFPGGRMGQADIRGYRIDTGPTVLTMPDIIDEAFAAVGASMDDHLQLDLVDPAYRASFADGSSLDVHTDAAAMTAAIEQFAGPTEAAGYLRMRSWLTELYQLEMKGFIASNFDSPLSLLTPQLARLAAIGGFRGWEKMVGKYIKDERLQRVFTFQALYAGVPPQQALAAYAVIAYMDTVAGVYFPRGGMRAVPEALAAAAAAAGVEFRYRSSVTSLEKSGSRVTAVRTDNGDRIACDAVVLTTELPLTYQLLGRTPRRAVKILPAPSAVVIHAGVPAVGDKLVHHNISFGKKWAGTFDEIIREGQLMSDPSLLVTRPTAGDPSLAPVGRDLLYILAPAPNLDVGVVNWASAGEAYAQQVLTKASERLLPGLDDDADVLDIVTPADWARQGMAAGSPFALAHTFSQTGPFRPANLVRGIDNAVLAGGSTVPGVGVPTALLSGRLAAERIAGPVDELFRKRTITRSGSR, encoded by the coding sequence ATGCGTACCGTGCCAGGGGCGACCGACCACGTCGTGGTAGTCGGAGCCGGGCTGTCCGGCTTGTCCGCTGCCCTGCAGCTGGCCGGGCGCGGCCGGTCGGTGACGGTGGTCGAGCGCTACCCGTTCCCGGGTGGGCGGATGGGCCAGGCCGACATCCGCGGGTATCGCATCGACACCGGCCCCACTGTGCTGACGATGCCCGACATCATCGACGAGGCGTTCGCCGCGGTCGGCGCCTCGATGGACGACCACCTCCAGCTCGATCTGGTGGATCCGGCCTACCGGGCCTCGTTCGCCGACGGTTCGTCGCTGGATGTCCACACCGATGCCGCGGCGATGACCGCAGCCATCGAACAGTTCGCCGGGCCCACCGAGGCCGCCGGATACCTCCGGATGCGCAGCTGGCTCACCGAGCTCTACCAGCTGGAGATGAAGGGGTTCATCGCCTCGAACTTCGACTCTCCGTTGTCCCTGCTGACCCCGCAACTGGCCCGCCTCGCCGCGATCGGCGGTTTCCGCGGCTGGGAGAAGATGGTCGGCAAGTACATTAAAGACGAACGCCTACAACGGGTTTTCACCTTCCAGGCGCTCTACGCCGGGGTTCCCCCGCAGCAGGCGCTGGCAGCCTATGCGGTGATTGCCTACATGGATACCGTCGCCGGGGTGTACTTCCCGCGTGGCGGTATGCGGGCGGTCCCCGAGGCGCTAGCCGCCGCGGCGGCCGCGGCGGGGGTGGAGTTCCGCTACCGGTCCTCGGTGACCTCGCTGGAGAAGTCCGGTTCCCGGGTGACCGCTGTGCGTACCGACAATGGCGACCGGATCGCTTGTGACGCGGTGGTTCTCACCACCGAACTGCCGCTGACCTATCAACTGCTGGGCCGGACGCCGCGGCGTGCCGTCAAGATCCTGCCCGCCCCCTCGGCCGTCGTCATCCACGCCGGCGTGCCCGCGGTGGGTGACAAGTTGGTCCACCACAACATCAGCTTCGGTAAGAAGTGGGCGGGTACCTTCGACGAGATCATCCGCGAGGGTCAGCTGATGAGTGATCCCTCGCTGCTGGTCACCAGACCCACCGCGGGCGATCCCAGCCTGGCCCCGGTGGGCCGAGACCTGCTCTATATCCTGGCTCCAGCTCCGAATCTCGATGTGGGCGTTGTGAATTGGGCTTCGGCGGGCGAGGCGTATGCTCAGCAGGTGCTCACCAAGGCAAGTGAGCGGTTGCTGCCGGGGCTCGACGACGACGCGGATGTCCTGGACATCGTCACTCCCGCGGACTGGGCGCGCCAGGGGATGGCGGCCGGTTCGCCGTTTGCGCTGGCCCACACCTTCTCGCAGACCGGTCCGTTCCGGCCCGCCAACCTGGTGCGCGGGATCGACAACGCGGTGCTGGCCGGCGGATCCACGGTCCCCGGGGTGGGGGTGCCCACCGCACTGCTGTCGGGCCGGCTTGCCGCCGAGCGAATCGCGGGCCCGGTCGACGAACTGTTCCGCAAACGCACCATCACCAGGTCGGGAAGCAGGTAG
- a CDS encoding polyprenyl synthetase family protein — translation MRASDAVSRSDVRVPSATGVAVEHDAQFEIWRNGVRQAALAHVADFVDSHCVPQLAGTGIDVASDILVQFVGGGKCLRSTFMYLGWLCGAGPDEAALRASAGLELLHAFALLQDDVMDDSDMRRGAPAAHVQFGQWHRDHGFNGSQWRFGASAAILLSDLCLVWAEQMMRDSGVPADALARAWRRYDAMRVELAVGQFADVANDYGAVPTLDKVLDVARRKSGNYTVRRPLEIGAAMAGCEDLIGALGEYGSAVGEAFQLRDDILGVFGSPTVTGKPIGGDLAERKATSVVVAAHQMADATIRRQFVELMNAEELDTADITRWRNLIVATGAVEWIEDMIDDLVATAVDRVSDNRIDGWVQSTLANMAAACTLRVT, via the coding sequence TTGCGCGCATCTGACGCAGTCTCGCGCAGCGATGTGCGCGTGCCATCGGCCACCGGGGTGGCCGTGGAGCACGACGCGCAGTTCGAGATCTGGCGCAACGGTGTGCGGCAGGCTGCGCTCGCCCACGTCGCAGACTTCGTCGACAGCCATTGCGTCCCGCAACTGGCCGGCACCGGAATCGACGTCGCGTCCGACATCCTGGTGCAGTTCGTCGGCGGCGGTAAGTGCCTGCGGTCCACGTTCATGTATCTGGGCTGGCTGTGCGGGGCGGGGCCGGACGAGGCCGCGTTGCGCGCGTCGGCCGGACTCGAGCTGCTGCACGCCTTCGCGCTGCTGCAGGACGACGTGATGGATGATTCGGACATGCGCCGCGGCGCGCCTGCCGCGCACGTGCAGTTCGGCCAATGGCATCGCGATCACGGCTTCAACGGGTCGCAGTGGCGGTTCGGCGCCTCGGCGGCGATCCTGCTGTCGGACCTGTGTCTGGTGTGGGCCGAGCAGATGATGCGCGACAGCGGTGTGCCGGCCGACGCGCTGGCTCGGGCTTGGCGCCGCTACGACGCGATGCGGGTGGAACTGGCGGTGGGCCAGTTCGCCGACGTCGCCAACGATTACGGCGCCGTGCCCACCCTGGACAAGGTGCTCGATGTCGCGCGGCGCAAGTCGGGTAACTACACCGTGCGCCGCCCGCTGGAGATCGGTGCGGCGATGGCCGGTTGCGAGGATCTGATCGGGGCGCTCGGCGAATATGGCAGCGCTGTCGGCGAGGCGTTCCAGCTGCGTGACGACATCCTGGGTGTGTTCGGTTCACCGACGGTGACGGGCAAGCCGATCGGGGGAGACCTTGCCGAGCGCAAGGCCACCAGCGTCGTGGTCGCCGCCCACCAGATGGCCGACGCCACCATCCGCAGGCAGTTCGTCGAGCTGATGAACGCCGAGGAACTCGACACCGCCGACATCACCCGCTGGCGCAATCTGATCGTTGCGACCGGTGCCGTCGAGTGGATCGAGGACATGATCGACGACCTGGTCGCCACCGCGGTGGATCGCGTGAGCGACAACCGAATTGACGGCTGGGTGCAGTCGACGCTGGCCAATATGGCTGCGGCCTGCACCCTGCGAGTGACCTAG
- a CDS encoding SDR family NAD(P)-dependent oxidoreductase, which translates to MTQLSGKVALVTGASSGLGAAAAQVFAERGASVYGIARDTERMATVFESVPGGAFASVDITSAQACRDAVAGCVEQFGRLDVLVNAAGFHQMRHTTSVTDDDWDYDLAVNLNGPFFLCRAALPHLLEVGGNIVNVASIAGIEGEVYSAGYCAAKHGLVGMTRALAVEFTKEQLRVNVVCPGGMLTPQVTEFATPDDADWNLIMRIAAPRGMMDPRDVAKVIAFLASDDASTIHGAVYNVDNGKTAG; encoded by the coding sequence ATGACACAGCTGAGCGGCAAGGTCGCCCTGGTGACCGGAGCGTCGTCGGGGCTCGGGGCCGCGGCGGCCCAGGTCTTCGCCGAGCGCGGCGCCTCGGTCTACGGCATCGCGCGGGACACCGAGCGGATGGCGACGGTGTTCGAGTCGGTCCCCGGTGGCGCGTTCGCCTCGGTCGACATCACCAGCGCCCAGGCCTGCCGGGACGCCGTCGCCGGCTGCGTGGAGCAGTTCGGCCGGCTCGACGTCCTGGTCAACGCCGCCGGGTTCCACCAGATGCGGCACACCACCTCGGTGACCGATGACGACTGGGACTACGACCTGGCGGTGAACCTCAACGGGCCGTTCTTCCTGTGCCGGGCGGCACTGCCCCACCTGCTCGAGGTCGGCGGCAACATCGTCAACGTGGCCTCGATCGCCGGGATCGAGGGTGAGGTGTACTCGGCCGGGTACTGCGCAGCCAAGCACGGCCTGGTCGGGATGACCCGGGCGCTGGCGGTGGAGTTCACCAAGGAGCAACTGCGGGTGAACGTGGTGTGCCCGGGCGGCATGCTCACCCCGCAGGTGACGGAGTTCGCCACCCCGGATGACGCCGACTGGAACCTGATCATGCGGATCGCCGCGCCGCGCGGAATGATGGATCCACGCGATGTGGCGAAAGTGATCGCCTTCCTGGCCAGCGACGACGCCTCGACCATCCACGGCGCCGTCTACAACGTCGACAACGGCAAGACGGCGGGCTAG